A part of Chanos chanos chromosome 9, fChaCha1.1, whole genome shotgun sequence genomic DNA contains:
- the b3galt4 gene encoding beta-1,3-galactosyltransferase 4 has protein sequence MVGCGFGLCKVRAWKRGGRFGIASPLCFLICCALLLAILFFDSIEFWATSLGMSHTGPAHGGVLPQSIPPTRPEEYLLMPSPLVCQRAKPYLITLVTSAPANQRARQAIRDTWGGEIQVRGHRVLTLFMVGQASDPVLAKELIQEARERGDLIQGRFQDTYANLTLKTLSMLGWARRFCSQTRFLAKVDDDVLFNPAALLRYLNHSQGEPVNNKVDLYLGRVHMQVMPDRNPNSKHYLSESAFRGTVFPDYCSGTAYVLSRSAVLKISLAAAATALPKPLPPEDVFVGLCAHMAGITPTHCPLFSGGPAVPYGRCCYQTMVSVHHIMPREMLHFWEDVHNSAPCSWLGVRVSLGFCKVKAFVRNLLYR, from the coding sequence ATGGTGGGCTGCGGTTTCGGACTCTGTAAAGTCCGTGCGTGGAAAAGAGGGGGCCGATTTGGCATTGCCTCGCCCTTATGTTTTCTCATCTGTTGTGCCCTGCTGTTAGCCATTCTGTTTTTTGATTCCATTGAGTTTTGGGCCACTTCCCTGGGCATGAGCCACACAGGACCTGCCCATGGGGGGGTCCTACCTCAAAGCATACCCCCCACTCGCCCTGAGGAGTACCTCCTCATGCCCAGTCCCCTTGTCTGCCAGCGTGCCAAACCCTACCTCATCACTCTGGTGACCTCAgccccagccaatcagagggctCGCCAGGCCATCCGGGACACTTGGGGCGGGGAGATCCAGGTCCGAGGCCACCGGGTTCTGACTCTTTTCATGGTGGGCCAGGCTTCCGACCCTGTTCTGGCCAAAGAGTTAATACAGGAGGCCCGAGAGCGAGGAGATCTGATCCAGGGACGATTCCAGGACACCTATGCTAACCTGACTCTGAAGACTCTCTCTATGCTGGGCTGGGCACGGCGCTTCTGCTCTCAGACTCGCTTTCTGGCTAAAGTAGATGACGATGTCCTGTTCAACCCTGCTGCCTTGCTTCGGTACCTGAACCACAGCCAAGGGGAACCCGTGAACAATAAAGTAGACCTCTACCTTGGGCGTGTCCACATGCAAGTGATGCCAGATCGAAACCCCAACAGCAAACACTACCTCTCCGAATCAGCTTTCAGAGGGACTGTGTTTCCCGACTACTGCAGTGGAACAGCTTACGTGCTTTCTCGGTCGGCCGTGTTAAAAATCTCATTAGCTGCGGCCGCCACAGCTTTGCCCAAGCCGCTGCCTCCTGAAGATGTGTTTGTAGGTCTGTGTGCCCACATGGCTGGCATCACGCCAACCCACTGCCCCCTTTTCTCAGGCGGACCTGCTGTGCCCTATGGACGCTGCTGTTACCAGACCATGGTGTCTGTCCATCACATCATGCCCAGGGAGATGTTACATTTCTGGGAAGATGTCCACAACTCAGCTCCCTGCTCCTGGTTGGGTGTGCGGGTCTCTCTGGGTTTCTGCAAGGTGAAAGCATTTGTGAGAAACCTGttatatagatag
- the wdr46 gene encoding WD repeat-containing protein 46, which translates to MAASEEVALGSEHVEKKKKPPKRYWESADTAEPEDVQNDQEGKRAEGESKDVSEKEEEVDETIKESFKKKRQKHGTEVISGREDPFVGDAPVPEERLKKFKRGQGVKPSSGLRRRLKEAITRSEAASDLAQKQAARYDLLLPEDAGFLEGDEDEDTCTISQDDIAAAVDITAGSKYFNLVLSQFGPYRLDYSRTGRHLLLVGKRGHLSCIEWQSKKLMCEMNVMETVNDVKWLHTEAMFAVAQRKWLYIYDNKGVELHCIRRFNDVLRMQFLPYHFLLATASATGFLQYLDVSVGKQVAAICTKSGRLDVMTQNPQNAVIHLGHPNGTVSLWSPNQREPLVKMLCHKGGVRSITVDQTGTYMVTSGLDKKLKVYDIRAFKPVQSYFLPAGASCLSLSQRGLLSAATGDVVQVYRDVWGSTPMSKPYMAHRVRGSVWGVGFCPFEDVLGIGHGEGFTSMIVPGAGEPNFDALDANPYRSARQRQEWEVKALLEKVQPELIGLDPGQLGKVDRASWEQRHQERVERLGFDPLAKEKFKPRTRTKGRSSSGAVEKRKKKVAHEDQRDVIRKTVEQNMEKEREKKEAARKAASHSERSALDRFRK; encoded by the exons CCTCCTAAACGTTACTGGGAAAGTGCAGACACGGCGGAACCTGAAGATGTACAGAACGACCaagaaggaaagagagctgAGGGAGAAAGCAAagatgtgagtgagaaagaggaggaagtggATGAAACAATAAAGGAAtcttttaaaaagaagagacaaaaacatgGGACAGAAGTCATATCAGGG agagaggacCCTTTTGTTGGCGATGCTCCTGTTCCAGAGGAAAGACTGAAGAAATTCAAGAGAGGACAGGGTGTTAAACCT TCGTCAGGGTTACGACGGAGGTTGAAAGAGGCCATCACACGCTCTGAGGCAGCTTCTGATCTAGCTCAGAAACAAGCTGCACGATATGATCTGCTGCTTCCAGAGGATGCTGG GTTTCTGGAGGGAGACGAGGATGAGGACACATGTACGATCTCTCAGGACGACATCGCCGCGGCTGTTGACATCACAGCTGGGTCTAAG taCTTTAACCTGGTCTTGTCCCAGTTTGGTCCATACAGATTGGATTACAGCAGAACAGGCAG gcaTCTCCTGTTGGTGGGAAAGAGAGGGCATCTTTCCTGTATAGAATGGCAGTCCAAAAAGctgatgtgtgagatgaatgTCATGGAAACAGTTAATGATGTCAA GTGGCTCCATACAGAGGCTATGTTTGCAGTGGCTCAGAGGAAGTGGTTGTATATCTATGACAATAAAGGAGTTGAGCTGCACTGTATTCGACGTTTTAATGATGTTCTACGTATGCAGTTCTTACCCTACCATTTCCTGCTGGCAACCGCG AGTGCAACAGGGTTCCTGCAGTATTTAGACGTGTCAGTGGGGAAGCAGGTGGCAGCAATATGTACGAAGTCGGGTCGTTTGGATGTGATGACACAGAACCCCCAGAATGCAGTTATCCACCTGGGCCACCCCAACGGCACCGTCAGCCTCTGGTCGCCCAATCAGAGAGAGCCGCTGGTGAAAATGCTGTGTCATAAAGGAGGCGTACGCTCCATCACGGTTGACCAGACTGGAAC gtacATGGTGACATCAGGACTGGATAAGAAACTGAAGGTGTATGACATCCGGGCGTTTAAACCTGTGCAGTCATATTTTCTGCCTGCAGGGgcctcctgtctctccctcagtcagagGGGACTACTGAGCGCTGCTACAGGAGATGTTgtacag gtgtaccGTGATGTGTGGGGAAGCACTCCCATGTCTAAGCCCTACATGGCTCACCGTGTGAGGGGTTCTGTGTGGGGAGTTGGGTTCTGTCCGTTTGAAGATGTCCTTGGAATCGGACACGGAGAAGGATTCACCAGCATGATCGTACCAG gtgCGGGTGAACCGAATTTTGATGCTCTGGATGCCAACCCATACCGCAGTGCCAGACAGAGGCAGGAATGGGAGGTCAAGGCACTCCTGGAGAAAGTGCAGCCAGAGCTGATTGGTCTGGACCCGGGTCAGTTAGGCAAAGTGGACCGGGCCAGCTGGGAGCAGAGACACCAGGAAAGAGTAGAGAGACTG gGCTTTGATCCTCTGGCGAAGGAGAAGTTTAAGCCGAGGACGAGGACCAAAGGTCGGAGTTCAAGTGGAGCAGtcgagaaaagaaagaagaaagtgGCTCATGAGGATCAGAGG GACGTGATCCGGAAAACTGTGGAGCAAaacatggagaaagagagagagaagaaggaggctGCCCGAAAAGCAGCTAGTCACAGTGAAAGATCAGCACTGGACAGGTTcaggaaataa